CAGAAGAATTTTTTGTGCCTTGACATGTACATTTATtggcaacatttcctcattatgttaaaagaaaacataattcaCTTGGCATTATGTCTCCCTCAAAACATATTTGTTTCACATTAGTTGCATTTAATAAAAAATTCTTGGAGAGAGGGTTGCACATGTGAAGCAAAACATTTCTCATGTGAAACTAAATTTAAATTTAGAAGAGACATGTTCAGAGGGCCgcacaaaatagtttttttacCCAGAGAGGACACAATATCATAACTGAAAGCCAGACTGCTGTGGCTGTAGCGTGTTAAGAGAAGTAATAAAGGCACATCTTATATTGACTTATGATTCTAGGTTTAAAAATACAGGCCAAATGCGGACAGATTAAGAGGGCACTTACTTAATTACTTATTACTTAATACAGCACAGGGCACTGAGCTCTCTTGAAACACTCACGGCTTGCATGGCACATAAAGTACTGTTTCTTGGCATGCCCATGATCTCAACAGTAGTTCTACAGGACTGAGAAATCAGCAGCTTATTAATTCAAATTTTTAAGACAGACTGAACATGTGCATAAAATGCAGAGTCCATAGTGTGCCACcataaaacagcagcagcccAAGTGATCTGATATTCAATACAAAATGCAAACTCATCTAACTGATGAGTCAGACCGCAGGAATTTCCTGCTATTGTCAAAGTCTGAGCTATAAATATCCAAACATCTAAATGAAGGTGTGGCAAACCGTGCAACGTGTTGCACTTAAGCAGTGACTGTCAGTTGGGATAGGATCCAAATGCAGACGAAGGCAGGCCGACAGAATGAATTCAGTGTTTAATTAAAGGAATAAACACTTACTGGCAGGTACAGAGCCAGGTAAAAGGGTCACAGTAACAGCTCCAAAGCAAGAACACAGCTAGAATTCAGCAACTATGATGGTCTGGCGGGGACTAAATGAAACCTGGCCAGTACATGTGCTGAAATGCTGATCAGGGGACGAGATGCATGGTGAGAAAGGTTGGGTATCTGCAGGGCTCATCAAGAAAATGGGATGATAAGACCACAGCGTGTCATTTTTACACCTTGGTTTTTGTACATATTAAACAAGATAACAAGTGTTACTAAGTTAAATTTAGATGTGCTGATAGGCTGATTTTAGGTAACAAGCTGCTGGCtgttgctttatatttacttaACATACACTTACAGGCCACTTCATTAgatacaccttgctagtaccaggttggaccccttttgccttcagagctaccttaattcttggtgtcatagattcaacaaggtgctggaaacattcctcagagattttggtccatattgacatgatagcatcacacagttgctgcagatttgtctgtggcacatccatgatgtgaatctcccgttccaccacatcccaaaggtgctctattggattgagatctggtgactgtggaggccactggagtacagtggactcattgtcatgttcaagaaaccagtttgagatgatttgagctttgtgacatggtgcattatcctgctggaagtagccatcagaagatgggtacactgtggtcataaagggatggacgcagtcagcaacaatactcaggtaggctgtggtgtttaaaccatgctcagttggtactaaggggcccaaagtgtgccaagaaaatatcccccacaccattacaccaccaccaccagcctgaaccgttgatacaaggcaggatggatccatgctttcatgttgtttacaccaaattctgaccctaccatctgaatgtggcagcagaaatccagactcatcagagcaggcaacatttttccaatcttctattgtccagttttggtgagcctgtgtgaactgtagcctcagtttcctgttgttagctgacaggagtggcacctggtgtggtcttctgctgctgtagcccatctgcttcaaggttggacgtgctgttggttcagagatggtcttctgcagaccttggttgtaatgaATGGTTATTTGAGTTGCCTTTCTATCAGCTTGAActagtctggccattctcctctgacctctggcatcaacaaggcattttcacccagagaactgctgctcactggatatctTCTCTTTtttggaccatcctctgtaaaccctagagatggttgtgtgtgaaaatctgaaacactcagaccagcctgtctgataccaacaaccatgccacgttcaaagtcacttaaatcaccattcttccccattctgatgctcagtttgaacttcagcaggttgtcttgaccatgtctacatgcctaaatgcattgagttgctgccacgtgattggctgattagctatttgctaTTTGAGGAGTTGTGGAGAGCAGAAGTCTAAATAAATGTGCATGTTTCATACTTAATCAAGGAGTCTGGATACTTTAACTGCTAGCTGGTTATTAGTTATATAAGACAGAAAATAACCCACATATAAACTCTATTCATTCCACAATTGTATTCTTCAAAGTCATGAAGTCAGACTTTACACTAGTGTCCACATAAAAAGGACAAAGTAATTGATGTATGGAGAGATAACATTCTAGCTTCACCTTGATGGAATCAACTTATGATTTATCTAGAAAAACGAGTTTGAGAAGGGAGAGGCTGCTGTGTTTAAAAAGACTTGAGTGCCTGAGGAGTTTATCAGAAGGACTCTCTGTGCTTACTGGAGGCAAAACGTCAGTGACAGCACATGATGGCAGACTGGACTGTGTGGATACTCCTGATATGTGCTGTCCTCACTGGGCAAGGTGAGGTTTGACACTGACTTACCAGTTTATTCTCTACTTCAACCAATAAATTATCTCTTCTTAAGCTTATGCTTAGTTTTTATTAACATTGTAGAGAGATTTTGATCCAACTTTATAGTCATTTTTCAAACAGTTAATAACAAATCTAAATATGATGCAAGTATAAGCTTTATAAGTCAGCAATCATTGCATGGCTGTTGTATTGTAGAGAGCTATCAAGTATAATGAAAGCTTAAGTGTtgttaatcaataatgaaatgcTTGTAAACTATTGAGAGGTGATCTGCCAAGTGGTTTCAAGTGCTTCAGCTGTTGCCTCTTTTGTATTGTTCAGCACAATATTGAGGAAGTGTCCACAGTGTCACCTACCAACACACGTGTTCCAGCACAAAAAAAAGTCTGGCCTTCTAGCTTATATTTGTTGGGTGTAAACAAACTCGCTAAGGCAAACAGGTATAACCAACATTTTTATTCTCTCTTTCCCACAGGGTCAATGGCTCAGGGTAAGCACAGTCACATTCCAGAAATGCAATGTACACAGCTGAAACATGTTTAGCCTCACACATGATTCAGCCTCACTTTACTGTGAATGTACTGACTCACTGTTGATTTTGCTGTGTCAGATTGTGGGATGGCACCTCTCAACACAAGAATAGTGGGTGGTGAGAACGCCACAGCTGGATCATGGCCCTGGATGGTCAGCCTGCACATCAGTTTTGCAGCATTTCACATCTGTGGAGGGACCCTCATCAGTGACCAGTGGGTCCTCACAGCAGCCCACTGTATCTTAATGTAAGAGAAACTCATAGCACCTGCATCTGTTTCCTTACTGAACTCTGAACCAGAGGAGAAACCCTTTGATTAAGAACAAAGTGACTCTTCACCTGTACCTAATATATAACCAGTAGCCATCGGGTCTAACTATTCCTTCTTACAACAGTAGATCTTTTAATATGGCTACGATACACAcgtaaatatgtaaatatctATAATAATTTTCACAAGAGCTGTCTTAACTGCAGCAAAGCGCAGCCATGCCATTGTTCAGATGGCTCATAATTCCAAAGCTCTTTTAGATGGAAAATGTCCTATTGGACtgaaagcctgtttgtttgACATCCCGTCATCCTGAACAAATACACGCATTGCTCCAAAGGGCCGTTTCTCTGAATATATGCTACACACTCTCTTAACCGAAGCTTGTGGCTGATGAGCCATCAGACGTTCCTACAATGAAAGCGTGTCCTACTCTGATCATCCTTTCCAACAAACATCAGAAACTTTTAATCATGCATTCATAACCAGTCGTTTAGATTATTGTGATTCCTTGCCCAgctgcccggagagaacccacgctgacacggggagaacatgcaaactccgcacagaagggctcccacgcccgggattgaaccagcaaccctcttgctgtgaggcgagagtgctaaccaccacaccaccatgccgcctgAGTGCTAACAGTGTAAAGCAAAAACTACAAGACATTGTAATGATTACTGTTGCAAAATACTGtgtaaaaaactgtaaaaatcttCTTTGTGGGGTTCATCAGTGGTGATTTAATGATCAGgagcctcatttataaagcttgcttacgcacaaaacagggcttgaaagtggcgtacaccacttaccacgcaaaggttgtaatttataaaaataaacttggcgggagaatgtgcgcacctgtaagcaaactctgagtcatgcgtgcacacattttggaagacactgggaagtggcgacgcagacggcgaggtggagaagtggagtcagatttttattgatgtctcacacaaatgtcacgctatatccaccttagatccacgttatcattgaaattaaatccagcagccttattttgcgcttggagtgagtgataattgtttcataaaaacgttgtaaaatccaactcaaatcctgaattgaaattctttctaaatacgtatttaatccgcactgcctctaacgtctcattgtccactctgtgagcgcaggagggggagaggacggtgcgactgcatggaatatatttatttatttagctaaatatttccagtgcatttatcatgtctcgaaatacagccattaagcacaaccgttATACTCATTTCATCAGTGCTACTTAGACATttgctgttcatgacaaaaccggcatgaagaaacgtgttcgcctattacactttcatctttgaattgtatttcaaattacacgttgtattttgggacagggataccactggttcatgctataattcaggccgggtgtctgatcagactaattgccataaacatataaatactgcggtGACCCTTGTGCGTAATTGTgcaagatggcactggcacatactcctttttgcctccacctttaataaatgtgattctttatgtctCACATTaatgtcaaacatcctcaaatacacacacacattaactacatgttggtaaagTAGTTGAAATATTTGGTGtacctttagatcagaccacttttttttttctctgtcaatgcccgtgcagtcccacagacacagctgacagcatcagcagcgctgatgtgttgccactttttttgctttcttttattagtgaacctgctgctgtggccaccacataaaatctttcttcagtcctccacctcccgttaaagggtctcAAGCTCAGTCTCAgagaaattccgttttttggttcgtttctcaCACCTGTCGCCATGACTCACAACGAGAGAACACTCGCAtgccggcttatttatatgcagatcgcattcatgaggtgatttgcatgaccatttatggttgaactagggcgCGTAGAGGGTGGAATATGATGAggatctgggtgcgcacaactgcaggaggtctgtgatttataaagagaacattgcgtgcaagtgtgcgtgtgcccggttttataaatcagattattttttggcgcacgccattttcagctCTTGGGCGCACGTtaacttttagtatgaatcctaagcactcttttataaatgaggctcCTGAactctatagtctgtaattgtTTGGCATTATTGATTTTATTAGGCTAAGTAGAAGCAACATTTCCGTGAAATTTTTGGTATAAAATTTTCAGGATTTCCTTTAGTAATCTCTGAATATATTTCTGAGGGTGAACTCTTTGGTGTTTTGGTTTTTAACGTTTCAGAGACAGTTATGCTAAAATGTTCCTAAATGGCCCAAAAATATGTGCTGGTCATAACCCCATTTGTTTCATAGATTTCTAGAAATAATGTTACAATGCGGATGCTTTATTTGGCTGATGTATAATTTATTACCTTCCGAGATTTCATCTCCTCCTTTCTTAAACCAGGTGAGTATTACATGTATGTAATTCACACTGTCCAGCCAAAACAGCTTGATGTTCATGCTGGTAACAATGTTTTAGCCTGAGGTGTCTGTAAAGGATCTTAATAGGTGGATACATTATTTGTCAGTACTGATATTGTacctttgcatgttctccccgtgtcagcgtgggttctctccgggcactccggcttcctcccacagtccaaagacatgcagattggggactaggttaattgataactctaaattgtccataggtgtgaatgtgagcgtgaatggttgtctgtctctatgtgtcagccctgcgatagtctggcgacctgtccagggtgtaccccgcctctcgcccgatgacagctgggataggctccagcccccccgcgaccctcaagaggatgaagcggttagaagatgaatgaatgaatgatattGTACCTGTCAGGATTTGCATCCTGCTGTTATTACAGCCAAGATGATTTAATATATATGAGGTTCACACTGTACAGCCAAATCAGCCACTAATATGTGCTGGTaaaattatttgactcatacGTAGGTCTCCAGAGACAAAGTTAAACAATAGGATAATAAGTTGATACataataatttgtgttttttatttattcttatatCCAGAAGCCGCCCTAGTGTATGGACTCTCTACTTGGGACGAGAGACTCAGTCTGGCCCCAATGTTAATGAGGTGAGCCGCACCGTGTCCCAGATCATCGTCCATCCTAACTACAACGACACATTGTATAACAACGACATTGCCCTGATGAAGCTCAGCAGCCCTGTCACTTTCACTGACTACATCAAACCTGTCTGCTTGGCAAGTAACTCCAGCCaggttcacagctccacccccTGCTGGGCCACCGGTTGGGGCAGACTTAAAAAGGATGGTGAGTActggcatgctaacatgctaaccaAAGATAGTAAACACATTACCTGCTAaatatcagcatgttaacattgttattgtgggcatgtttgtaaaacaaaatgcattagtttgttatttatgttttatatttgcaaacCACATTGTGTTTGTTAATGAATCATGGGGCATTTGTTTGTGTAGTTTTGGCAGGATCCAGCAAACTGACTATGAACACATCAGGGGACGTACCCTATTGTTTCACTTATGATTCAATTaatttcattaatattcatactAATTAAAACTGTTCACACTTTCCCCAACTATTCCTACTACTTTACCTTCTTCTTTCACACTTAAGCAAGCATTGCAGTGTAGCATCAGTTTTTTAAACAACCCACAAAGATATTCCACATCATTCATACTATAGTATTATAATAAGAATAGTATTATTCAACATTTAAAGCGAGCATTACAGTGTAGCCTCAGCTATTCTGCATTGAGCATTCACACTTGCTATTTGCACAGAAATTGCATTCTCTAGTTTATTCTAGATATTTACGTTCTTACCATTGGACTATTTGACTGAGCAGTTCTTCACAAAGTGGTAAACCTCGCAATGTCCTTTCTTGTGAACAGCTTAGGCTTTCGAGGATGCCCCTCTCATACTCGATCATGATACTATCATCTGTTACCAATTAACTTGTGTACATGTGGAATGTTTCAGGTGCTTTTTGATCATTCAACTTTCACAGTGTTTTGTTAATCCTGTCTCAACTATTTTCGGAGGCAtctaattcagaatgagtgtctattttctgaaaaacaacaaagttaatcagtttaaagattaaatattttgtctttgtactgtactTGATTGAATGTATCAAAAATGATTACCAAATCATTGCAATCTATTTATATTCACATCTTACACAGCATCCCAACATTTTTGGAATTGAGGTTGTAGATGTAATCATTTCTAAGTTTCACAACATGTTGTTATCCAACATAATATTCTTCTTTAATCCATATTTGTTGGCTTTAGcattacaaaaacattttaactgtGTTCACAAAACTGTTTGCTCTTTGGCCTGCTGAACACAAGGGAGGCAAACACTTCTTATTTATCAACGGGACAGTCTAGCAGCAATCTAACAGCGCCACGTCATATTTGATGAAGAAAGTTGATTTCAATCAAAATTAACAAAACAATCCATTCTGTATCAGTGTTGTACCCTACTCGTTGTTGATCAGCTCTGGAAGTTAGAATTCTATCATGGAAATGTTAGAGTAATATGTTTAGTGATAGTGATGGTTTGCTGCCATACTGATTTGACCAAGTTTCAAATGTCTAGTTGACCAGATTGCCTGGTTGGATCTACTTGTGGTATAACCATTTACCCAAACCCAAGCAAGTCAGATAAAGGATGCACTGTCACAGATCAATTAAATGGTGCAGGGATTATTGCATTGTCATAATTGATGGGTTTGCCTCAGACCATAAAAAACATTGGTTGTTGGTTGGTTATTTtaagagaaaaacatcatcaccaccaccaccaccaaaaaTCTCCATAAAACTGTGCAAAAGAAGGAAAATGAATTGTCTTCTGATGtcattctctctctcccacagaACCATTGCCAAATAATTATCCCCTGCAGGAGGTACAGATTCCTGTTGTTGGAAATAATCAGTGCACTTGCAACTACCTCCCTCAACCAGCCGCAAACATCACTGACGCAATGATATGTGCAGGACAAGAAAACAAAGGAGCATGTCAGGTTAGAATTATAATGCATTGTTGGAATATTTAAAGTAACTGTACTGACtgctttttggttttttttccttGACACTCCCAAAAGAAACTGTATAAAGGtcggtgtgtaggatttaagggaaTTAATGAGGTTGCAGGACTggaacttctcctgtgtgccaataATAAACCTACAGTGGCTGcacaaaaatatgaatgagaaggtgtttgattttgttgtttgatcTTAAATTGCATCCGTGTTTCACTCACTTGCCACTTAGTCCCTCCCATCACCATGGAGAGGTCCAAGGAAACCAAGCGAAGAGAGGAattgagaaaatatgttttcagcgAAATGAGGCGTTCTTTCCTTTAAAGCGTCAGGTGAAGCAACGCCCATTTCTGATGACAGGAGCAGCTGATGACAGCTAGGTCAGCTGTCGGTCAGGTTTAGAACCTGTAGAGACTTTTGATGGACCTTGTGTCACACGTACACTGTAAAGGCACACAGATATCACTGCCAGAGCAACAGTATTTTCTCTCAGTTTACCTGCAAGTGAATAACCTGCATATGTTCTGTGTCCCGTTTAGAGGCGCAGAATGTGATTATATTTTTTAGGCTGTTCATTATTTGCATCTGTATGctatttattgattttctctTTGTAAATTAAGTATTTAAAAATCCAGAATTCATATGTTATCAGTTAGCATTTGGTGTTACAATCCCTGGAGTTTCAGCACGATTTGTGCCACAGCATAGATGTTTTGGCCGTGACCACCCAGCAGAGCCACCCTCCATACATCACCAGTTGTGCACCTCAACATCATCGGGTGTTTTGGCCTTTATCACAAGACACCCTCCGTTGAGGGAGGCCCACCACAGGCCGATCATGCCTGGGTGTGTGACAGAAGGTTGGCTCCTCCGTGGTCACCTAGGGGTCCAGACGGGATCCTTTCTCTTCAGCCATAGCCAATGACTGCCCCTCTCAGCTGTATTGACCAGATCCTTGACCACTTTCCTCTGGGCCTGCTCATTAATCCAGATTTCCTTGAGGAGCCTTGTGGTAGATCTAGCGACAAAGCCTCTGCAGCAAACCTCGATCATTTGCACCTCAGCTTTCCAGCCTCTAGTCACCTCTGGTTGCTGCTATTTCGGGTGGAACTATGAGACACTGGCCCAAGTCAGCATGCATTTCCCAGTCCCTGGCTCCATGCAGCAGGCTTTTATTGGAAGGCAAGAGGCATGCTACTTATTTTTCTCCCTCCCAGACGAATAATGCAGACCATTGGAACTTATCCTGTTTATCCGGTTTGAGAGGCGTGGTGTTGATGGTTACCTTCTTCGGCTCAAGCTCAGCTGCCAAGCACTTAAGTACCTGCTTGTGCCGCCAGGTGTGCAACAGGTGTATCTTCCCTGTATTAGGCTGGTCTTGATTATATGAATATGattattgtgtttttgaaaCACTAATAGATAACAGAAATAACAGAtcgtaaaaagaaaaatctgtctAAATGAAGACAGTTTGTTCTTCTTTTGTTCTGATTTTTAACCAGATGGTcaatcagaaaacaaataaaagataaaaacctGGGAGTGATACACTTAAGCTAAATCTATTATCTAGCTTCACACTGGTATGAAACTCCAGTGATGTTGTGATGCATCAGTTCAGTCCGATcagctgcagcactgtgtgCGTCCAATCAACAACTGATATCCAATTGGGGTGGCATGTTGGCTGATAAAAGACTTGCATGAAAGCTGCTCTCGTGTATTCTTGCTCATCGCTTCTAGCTCCTAACAGCCGGAATACGAGTTTTGGGATGGCTTTCAAAATGGTGCATCACAACGACTTCTGGGTCAAGTGAGGAGCAAAGAAATATCAAATAAGAGACTTTGGAGGCCACCAATGTAAACTTTTATATTTATGCTACCAAAATGTTACTGTCACTGCACTTGGTGAGGTAAGACTACTCCAGTCTAATTCTACTCATGTTAGTGTTAATTAACTGatcatgttttgtgtcttttttcagGGGGACTCTGGTGGACCTCTGCAATGCAAACAAAACTCACAGTGGGTCCAGACTGGCATTGCCAGTTTTGGAGAACCTTGTGCTCTGGGTGATTTCCCTGAAGTCTATGTCCGAGTCTCTGAATTCCAGACTTGGATCATGGAACAAGTGGCGGGGGCGAATGTCAACTTTGTGACATTCACCTCCAGTGGCACAGATTCAGATGACAGCTTTGTGTGTCGCAGCTCAAATGAAACCACAGCAGCTCCAAATATGACTGCCCCAGCATCAACTGTTGTAACTGAGCTTACATTTGTTGTCATCTTGGTGACAGTGCTCCTGCAGCTCATTGAAGCTTTATAGTACAGTTTTGTGCTAACAACTCCTAAATTTCTTCTGTTGTGTTGGgttatctttgtcttttaaatcattttacaaAGACTGAACTTATGTATAACATAATGATATAGCTGAGTTTATATGGTAATAGTGTCACTACTAGCTTTGGAGCATGGCTTTGTCTCTGTTAAACCTGTAGGGTAATTTTTTCACTTAATTTAATTCTTTCCTACATGCCAGGAGTTCTCAAACTTAACTCTCAAAAGGTCTGCATCTGGTTTTTATTCAAGGTCTGGAGCATGGAGTGATTGGCTGGTTTAGACTGCAAATTCATCTGTCAACTTCTCTTTGAGTACTCAGTTTTCTCAGTCAGCTTTTCCTTTCTTTGTACATTTCaacatctttctctctttggTGACAGGATGTGCTGTGAAGACCCGCCCTACTCTTGTGTACAATTGTGTACTAGAGAAAACAAATTCTGTGGTGTAATGTTAATGAATGAActcagcagcacagacacatgACACGACACGACACGACACGACTCGACACAATGTCATGCCATGGGATGCAATgcaatacgatacgatatacTTTTATGTCCCTGTAGGGAAATTTGTCctggactcaggagctgcacaagtattgctgctttacaataatagtccagaagaaataaaaagcatataccataaaaaaaacatagaaacaCATACTACACATAACAGTCAGCCACTCATGTACTGCACataacaccagcacacaacGGAGAACCataagcaaaacacaacacaacacctAAGCATCAAGCGACATTATTTAAAATCTTAACTGAGGTTGGCACAAATGAATTTTTAAAACGGTTCAGTTAAAATTTGGGCATCCTGTATTGTCTGTCCGAAGGTAAAAGCtcatactctctctctctctctctctctctctctctctcttattctattactgcatcttgctaactcgaccattctggatgtcactaacttggcttcttctccagagcctttgtgctccactgtctctcagattaactcatactgcagcggtgcctggacagcgtgacgtgtgtggttgtgctgctgccgtggtcctgccagatgcctcctgctgctgctgccatcattagtcattagtcatacttctactgctattatacacatatgactattgtcagatattaatacatactttcaacatattgtaccacagtagccagaactataactataatattattactttcaataatgttgttttaagctactgtcattacctgcatctctctctctctctctctctctctctctctctctcttctctctctctctctctgtctcattgtgttgtATGGATTATTGTtgatttattatgctgatctgttctgtatgacatctattgcacgtctgtccgtcctggaagagggatccctcctcagttgctcttcctgaggtttctaccgtttttttcccccgttaaagggttttttttggggagttatccactgcgagggtcataaggacagagggatgtcgtatgctgtaaagccctgtgaggcaaattgtgatttgtgatattgggctttataaataaaattgattgattgattgattgattgatactcAACGTGGAGAATGTGGGAAGAATCAGACAATATTGTCTGAGAACAGACTGCTCATACAGTGTCTTGAGACAAAACCCCAGCAGTtagctagcctggaaatccagacccaaatctagaaagatttagggtctggctatgagtaatgcaaatggcccaactcgaggggcaacaccaagcatgcatttgaaaatatcactgcacgcaattggataacactacgaccaatcagaacaatacacggggtgacgtatccagagcttagctaccagcagagc
The nucleotide sequence above comes from Epinephelus lanceolatus isolate andai-2023 chromosome 21, ASM4190304v1, whole genome shotgun sequence. Encoded proteins:
- the LOC117247358 gene encoding chymotrypsin-like protease CTRL-1 gives rise to the protein MMADWTVWILLICAVLTGQGSMAQDCGMAPLNTRIVGGENATAGSWPWMVSLHISFAAFHICGGTLISDQWVLTAAHCILISRPSVWTLYLGRETQSGPNVNEVSRTVSQIIVHPNYNDTLYNNDIALMKLSSPVTFTDYIKPVCLASNSSQVHSSTPCWATGWGRLKKDEPLPNNYPLQEVQIPVVGNNQCTCNYLPQPAANITDAMICAGQENKGACQGDSGGPLQCKQNSQWVQTGIASFGEPCALGDFPEVYVRVSEFQTWIMEQVAGANVNFVTFTSSGTDSDDSFVCRSSNETTAAPNMTAPASTVVTELTFVVILVTVLLQLIEAL